From a region of the Zingiber officinale cultivar Zhangliang chromosome 4B, Zo_v1.1, whole genome shotgun sequence genome:
- the LOC121975281 gene encoding heavy metal-associated isoprenylated plant protein 7-like translates to MGEEEKKAAAGVEEKGKAEAKEEKKEQEAKAEEGKKDGGSGKQEKEASGEEKKAEAAAATAAQPPPPEEIEMRVFMHCEGCARKVKRSLKGFDGVEDVKTDCRTHKVVVKGKKVAEDPMKAVQRVHKKTGRKVELLTPLPPAKPEKKEEEKKEEEKPKEEEEEEEKEEPQVVEVVLKVHMHCDACAQQIKKRILRMKGVETAEPNLKGSQVTVKGVFDPEKLAEYVSKRTRKHAVVAKQEQAEKKKAAVAAAVAEEKTGGKEKMDGDAGGGDAEKKEEKDGGSEAAGGNEKDKKGAGEAAEPPKVVEQQMRNEFYQYHPTYPAGGYDPSYHPQMFSDENPNACAVM, encoded by the exons ATGGGAGAG GAGGAGAAAAAGGCGGCAGCGGGGGTGGAGGAGAAGGGGAAGGCGGAggcgaaggaggagaagaaggagcaagaggccaAAGCGGAGGAAGGGAAGAAAGACGGAGGCAGTGGCAAGCAGGAGAAGGAAGCAAGCGGGGAAGAAAAGAAGGcagaggcggcggcggcgacggcgGCACAGCCTCCGCCGCCGGAGGAGATCGAGATGCGCGTGTTCATGCACTGTGAGGGGTGCGCGAGGAAGGTGAAGCGCAGCTTGAAAGGATTCGACG GGGTGGAAGATGTGAAGACGGACTGCAGAACCCACAAGGTGGTGGtgaaggggaagaaggtggcggAGGACCCCATGAAGGCGGTGCAGAGAGTTCATAAGAAGACCGGGAGGAAGGTGGAGCTGCTGACGCCGCTGCCGCCGGCGAAGCCGGAGAAGAAAGAGGAGGAGAAAAAGGAAGAGGAAAAGccaaaggaggaggaggaggaggaggagaaggaagag CCTCAAGTGGTCGAAGTGGTGCTCAAAGTCCACATGCACTGCGACGCCTGCGCACAACAGATCAAGAAGAGAATACTACGGATGAAAG GGGTAGAAACGGCGGAGCCGAATTTGAAAGGGTCCCAAGTAACCGTGAAGGGTGTCTTCGACCCGGAGAAGCTGGCGGAGTACGTCTCCAAGAGGACCCGCAAGCACGCGGTGGTAGCGAAGCAAGAACAGGCGGAGAAGAAGAAggcggcggtggcggcggcggTGGCGGAAGAAAAGACCGGAGGCAAGGAGAAGATGGACGGCGATGCCGGCGGAGGCGATGCCGAGAAGAAAGAGGAGAAGGACGGTGGGAGCGAAGCAGCAGGCGGAAACGAAAAGGATAAGAAGGGAGCCGGCGAAGCTGCAGAGCCCCCCAAGGTGGTGGAACAGCAGATGAGAAACGAGTTCTACCAGTACCATCCGACGTATCCCGCCGGCGGATACGATCCCTCGTATCACCCTCAGATGTTTAGCGACGAGAACCCAAATGCTTGCGCTGTGATGTAA
- the LOC121975280 gene encoding peroxisome biogenesis protein 3-1-like: MLSLRSFWSRHRRKILVSLGIAGGGYFLYKLYESQARRFSDSEQELEGARQVDELIKNQLQVHFENIQRISDTTTLPYAMHCLQSSVSENLDLSPLTDKLIHGKGQSSALPLKEKLELWERLKILSFTRAAASLWSMTLLCLYVRVQVNILGRQLYLDIARDFEDSQPLDEVDSFKSHGRQAFLATADYLATYGINSLIMNMQNAAMEVLKDKQLKETISMAQLREIMIQILDMFMNIGSLNYWITYLVPENVSCYKQQIAMSANGFEDASLFMDATKLDQLLVETRSVLSSQDFGKIVDISLKKVVEVLVNDISVQVPGTSSVGVPLAKLLPQITRLSLPLLDEPRRNKFVEVIQNLPEVELFYTLLYANMPTDSNGLTTV; the protein is encoded by the exons ATGCTTTCCTTAAG GAGCTTTTGGAGCAGGCATAGAAGGAAGATTCTGGTTTCTCTCGGTATTGCCGGTGGTGGATATTTCCTCTACAAGCTCTATGAGAGTCAGGCCAGGAGATTTTCTGATTCCGAGCAGGAGCTCGAAGGCGCTCGACAAGTCGATGAACTTATTAAGAATCA ATTGCAAGTGCATTTTGAGAACATCCAGAGGATTTCTGACACGACCACACTACCATATGCGATGCACTGCCTGCAGTCTAGTGTGTCTGAGAATTTGGACCTCTCGCCCCTGACAGACAAGCTTATTCATGGGAAGGGACAGTCAAGCGCACTTCCTCTCAAGGAGAAGCTCGAGCTATGGGAAAGGCTTAAAATTCTAA GTTTCACAAGGGCAGCTGCTTCTTTGTGGTCAATGACTTTGCTCTGCTTATATGTCAGAGTTCAAGTTAACATATTAGGGAGGCAACTGTATCTAGATATTGCCCGTGACTTTGAGGATTCTCAGCCTTTG GATGAGGTTGATTCATTTAAAAGTCATGGGCGACAGGCCTTTCTTGCTACCGCAGATTACCTAGCAACTTATGGGATCAATTCACTAATTATGAACATGCAGAATGCAGCTATGGAAGTTCTCAAAGA CAAGCAGCTTAAGGAGACTATTAGCATGGCGCAATTGCGTGAAATAATGATCCAAATTCTGGATATGTTCATGAACATTGGCTCATTAAATTATTGGATAACTTATCTGGTGCCTGAaaatgttagctgctacaagcAACAGATAGCCATGTCTGCCAATGGATTTGAAGATGCTTCTCTTTTTATGGATGCCACCAAACTGGATCAGCTGTTGGTTGAGACCCGTTCTGTGCTGTCCAG CCAAGACTTTGGGAAAATCGTGGATATATCTCTGAAAAAGGTGGTCGAGGTTTTGGTCAACGACATTAGCGTACAAGTTCCTGGGACAAGTTCCGTGGGAGTTCCCTTAGCCAAACTATTGCCGCAAATCACACGATTAAGCTTGCCTCTACTTGATGAACCCCGTCGCAACAAATTTGTGGAGGTCATTCAAAACCTGCCAGAGGTCGAACTGTTCTACACTCTTCTATATGCAAACATGCCTACGGATTCAAATGGTCTTACTACTGTGTAA